The following are encoded together in the Streptomyces rapamycinicus NRRL 5491 genome:
- a CDS encoding ATP-binding cassette domain-containing protein, whose protein sequence is MTAPLLELDDVVVEYPGKGRGGKPFRVLHGISLTIAPGETLGLVGESGSGKTTLGRAVLGLAPVTGGEVRYGGRAISRLGKRERRALSKDIQVVFQDPFTSLNPAMTVLDILTEPLLVTGVARRDAEQRVRTLLDRVYLPHDSVRRLPREFSGGQRQRIAIARALCRDPRLIVCDEPVSALDLTTQARVLDLFTEIQEATGVAYLFVTHDLSVVRHISHRVAVLYRGDIVETGAAAQVTEAPEHAYTRRLLLAAPVPDPDRQARRRAERLKEAAS, encoded by the coding sequence ATGACCGCTCCGCTCCTCGAACTCGACGACGTCGTGGTGGAGTACCCCGGGAAGGGCCGTGGCGGGAAACCCTTCCGGGTCCTGCACGGCATCTCCCTGACCATCGCCCCCGGTGAGACCCTGGGCCTGGTCGGCGAGTCCGGCTCCGGCAAGACCACCCTGGGCCGGGCCGTCCTCGGCCTCGCGCCCGTCACCGGCGGTGAGGTCCGGTACGGCGGAAGGGCCATCTCCCGGCTCGGCAAGCGGGAGCGGCGCGCGCTCAGCAAGGACATCCAGGTGGTCTTCCAGGACCCGTTCACCTCGCTGAACCCGGCCATGACGGTCCTGGACATCCTCACCGAACCGCTGCTGGTGACCGGCGTCGCCCGGCGGGACGCGGAACAGCGGGTGCGGACCCTGCTCGACCGTGTGTACCTCCCGCACGACTCGGTGCGCCGGCTGCCCCGGGAGTTCTCCGGTGGCCAGCGCCAGCGGATCGCCATCGCGCGCGCCCTGTGCCGGGACCCCAGGCTCATCGTCTGCGATGAACCGGTCAGCGCCCTCGACCTGACGACGCAGGCCCGGGTGCTCGACCTGTTCACCGAGATCCAGGAGGCCACGGGCGTGGCGTACCTCTTCGTCACCCATGATCTGTCCGTGGTCCGGCACATCAGCCACCGGGTGGCCGTGCTGTACCGTGGCGACATCGTGGAGACGGGCGCCGCCGCCCAGGTCACCGAGGCACCGGAGCACGCCTACACGCGGCGGCTGTTGCTCGCGGCGCCGGTGCCGGACCCCGACCGCCAGGCGCGGCGCCGGGCCGAACGGCTGAAGGAGGCCGCCTCATGA